From Corvus moneduloides isolate bCorMon1 chromosome 4, bCorMon1.pri, whole genome shotgun sequence, one genomic window encodes:
- the ETFRF1 gene encoding electron transfer flavoprotein regulatory factor 1 translates to MANSLRGEVVKLYKNLLYLGREYPKGADYFRCRLKAAFLKNKDETDPEKIKQLIAGGEFVVKELEALYFLRKYRAMKQRYYSDDKP, encoded by the exons ATGGCCAATTCTTTAAGAGGTGAAGTGGTGAAACTGTACAAAAAT CTGCTGTACCTTGGAAGGGAGTATCCCAAAGGAGCAGACTACTTCAGATGCCGtttgaaagcagcttttctaaAAAACAAAGATGAGACAGACCCTGAAAAAATTAAGCAACTGATTGCCGGGGGAGAATTTGTTGTAAAGGAGCTGGAGGCTTTGTACTTCCTGAGGAAATACCGAGCCATGAAGCAGCGCTACTACAGCGATGACAAGCCTTGA